One segment of Panicum virgatum strain AP13 chromosome 1K, P.virgatum_v5, whole genome shotgun sequence DNA contains the following:
- the LOC120649717 gene encoding uncharacterized protein LOC120649717 codes for MASLPDPTVYYPTSSSNAILRAHPSSAAASRGSFGPVFAVLAVISFLAVAACVVGRLCGRRLSRRKAADHDPYGSDLEKGFEAKYPAAMKPMASSRAMIHDIDDGFEIKFAPGKPAAWTSDGKADSKVRHHHQQQQQQHQGHHQPQLVGMMPRGYAVPKEYAGFRYPADAVVRQGQIRGGAFIPAKPPST; via the coding sequence ATGGCTTCTTTGCCTGACCCGACGGTGTACTACCCCACCTCCTCGTCCAACGCCATCCTGCGCGCGCACCCGTCCAGCGCCGCGGCGTCCAGGGGCTCGTTCGGCCCGGTCTTCGCCGTGCTCGCGGTGATCTCCTTCCTGGCCGTGGCCGCCTGCGTCGTGGGCCGGCTCTGCGGCCGCCGGCTCTCCAGGAGGAAGGCCGCCGACCACGACCCCTACGGCTCCGACCTGGAGAAGGGCTTCGAGGCCAAGTACCCGGCGGCAATGAAGCCCATGGCGAGCTCCCGCGCCATGATCCACGACATCGACGACGGCTTCGAGATCAAGTTCGCGCCGGGGAAGCCCGCGGCGTGGACGAGCGACGGCAAGGCCGACAGCAAggtgcgccaccaccaccagcagcagcagcagcagcatcagggTCACCATCAGCCGCAGCTTGTTGGCATGATGCCCAGAGGCTACGCCGTGCCCAAGGAGTACGCGGGATTCAGATATCCCGCGGACGCCGTGGTCCGGCAGGGGCAAATAAGGGGCGGCGCATTCATCCCAGCAAAGCCACCTAGTACATGA